A region of Lycium barbarum isolate Lr01 chromosome 3, ASM1917538v2, whole genome shotgun sequence DNA encodes the following proteins:
- the LOC132632258 gene encoding cinnamoyl-CoA reductase-like SNL6, with protein sequence MTIAQDLYDEQDSVFCSKRVCVMDAAGHVGSALVHRLLLRGYTVHAAFQNHDEMQRFKRKYGCGNVDDSKSKKLICFHADPLDYHSIVDALKDCCGLFYSFETPSDYPTYDELMGEMEVRAAHNVMEACAQTDTLNKVVFTSSATAVLWGSRKREQHDSSMASHSHSYVDERDWTDINLCKKYKLWHGLSKTQAEKAAWALAMDREVSMVSINGGLLIHPDLNIREPYLKGAAEMYVDGVFVAVDLKFLVDAHLCVFEDVSSYGRYLCFNRVINSSKDATTLANMLLPTSASSETQSLEDDIVYEQRISNKKLNKLMLGFESFDTELEVQVN encoded by the exons ATGACTATTGCACAGGACTTATATGATGAGCAGGATTCAGTGTTTTGTTCAAAGAGAGTTTGTGTAATGGATGCTGCTGGCCACGTTGGATCCGCACTTGTCCATCGTCTCTTGCTCAGAGGTTACACTGTACACGCCGCTTTTCAAAACCATG ATGAAATGCAACGTTTTAAGAGAAAATATGGTTGTGGCAATGTGGATGATAGCAAAAGCAAGAAGTTGATATGTTTCCATGCTGATCCCTTGGATTATCACAGCATAGTTGATGCTCTAAAAGACTGCTGTGGTTTGTTTTACTCATTCGAGACCCCCTCTGACTATCCTACCTATGAC GAATTAATGGGAGAAATGGAGGTGAGAGCAGCTCACAATGTGATGGAAGCGTGTGCACAAACAGACACCTTAAACAAGGTAGTTTTTACATCCTCTGCAACAGCTGTGTTATGGGGCTCAAGGAAGAGAGAACAACATGACTCTTCTATGGCTTCCCACTCTCATTCTTACGTCGATGAAAGAGACTGGACCGACATCAACTTATGCAAAAAATATAAG TTGTGGCACGGGCTATCAAAGACGCAAGCGGAGAAAGCAGCATGGGCATTGGCAATGGACAGAGAAGTGAGCATGGTGTCTATAAATGGAGGATTATTAATTCATCCAGACCTCAATATAAGAGAACCTTACTTGAAGGGAGCAGCTGAAATGTATGTAGATGGTGTGTTTGTTGCAGTGGACCTCAAGTTCTTGGTAGATGCCCATTTGTGTGTGTTTGAGGATGTTTCGTCTTACGGACGATACTTATGCTTCAATAGAGTCATAAACTCCAGTAAAGATGCTACCACACTAGCCAATATGCTCTTGCCTACTTCAGCTTCATCAGAAACACAAAG TTTGGAGGACGATATTGTATACGAGCAAAGGATTAGTAACAAGAAATTAAACAAGCTGATGTTGGGATTTGAATCATTTGATACTGAATTGGAAGTCCAAGTCAATTGA